Below is a window of Candidatus Nitrosotenuis uzonensis DNA.
CTCCTTGAATTCTGCCTATTCCCTCAGAAATGAGCTTGTGCATGTCTGCAAGGCTCTGAGCGTACATTGTGACTATGATATCAAACCTGCCTGTTACTTCAGATATCTCGCGTACTCCCTTTATCTTGAAGAGTTCATCTATTATGGTATCTCGATACTTGGAGTCCATGTTAAGTCCAGTTAGTGCCTTGACACCGTACCCGAGTTCCTTATCATTTACCACTATCGTGAATCGCTCAATCAGCTTCCTTTTTGTCAGTCTCTTTATCCTGCTATACACTACTGATGGGTTTACTTTGATTTTCTCTGAGAGTTTTGGTATTGAAATTGACGCGTCTTCGCTAAGCTCCGAAAGTATGATGAGATCAAGTTCATCAATTTTTGCCGTT
It encodes the following:
- a CDS encoding Lrp/AsnC family transcriptional regulator; this encodes MSIPKLSEKIKVNPSVVYSRIKRLTKRKLIERFTIVVNDKELGYGVKALTGLNMDSKYRDTIIDELFKIKGVREISEVTGRFDIIVTMYAQSLADMHKLISEGIGRIQGVLASESFIEMKRRTKAMPYNHQA